A stretch of the Microtus pennsylvanicus isolate mMicPen1 chromosome 16, mMicPen1.hap1, whole genome shotgun sequence genome encodes the following:
- the Rpl22l1 gene encoding ribosomal protein eL22-like has product MAPQKDKKPKKSTWRFHLDLTHPVEDGIFDSGNFEQFLREKVKVNGKTGNLGNVVHIERLKNKITVVSEKQFSKRYLKYLTKKYLKKNNLRDWLRVVASDKETYELRYFQISQDEDGSESED; this is encoded by the exons ATGGCGCCG CAGAAAGACAAGAAGCCTAAGAAGTCGACCTGGAGGTTCCATTTGGACCTCACTCATCCGGTGGAAGATGGAATTTTTGATTCTGGAAACTTC GAACAGTTTCTCCGGGAGAAGGTTAAAGTCAATGGGAAAACTGGAAATCTTGGAAATGTTGTTCACATTGAACGCTTGAAGAATAAAATCACAGTTGTTTCTGAGAAACAGTTCTCTAAAAG GTATCTGAAATATCTTACAAAAAAATACCTTAAGAAGAATAATCTCCGTGACTGGCTTCGTGTGGTTGCATCTGACAAGGAGACCTACGAACTTCGCTATTTCCAGATTAGTCAGGATGAAGATGGCTCAGAGTCTGAAGATTAG